The following proteins are encoded in a genomic region of Synechococcus sp. CBW1002:
- a CDS encoding IS3 family transposase: protein MPCAWQPDSAEPLRSGQPVWRAPQPDCRRIYGSPRIHQEARAAGHPVGRHRVAQLMQRAELRFLCQSGPFV, encoded by the coding sequence GTGCCCTGCGCATGGCAACCGGATTCAGCAGAGCCCCTCAGGAGCGGTCAACCTGTTTGGCGCGCCCCTCAACCAGATTGTCGCCGGATATACGGCTCCCCTCGGATCCACCAGGAGGCGCGCGCAGCAGGCCATCCGGTGGGCCGCCACCGTGTCGCCCAGCTCATGCAGAGGGCTGAGCTCAGGTTCCTGTGCCAGTCAGGTCCCTTCGTCTAG
- the istA gene encoding IS21 family transposase, translating into MPAPLTAQQIALYMSKRRAGSRQEVAAAAAGISVSSAHRIDAGRLQPKAAKPRGRRRPDPLAEVWEPLLLPLLERHPALTPTTLLEHLQEQKPDQDWSSLKRTLQRRVQQWKALHGPAPEVMFPLAYQPGEIGFCDFTRLKRVAITLRGEPFPHLLFHYRLAWSGWAYGQLIHGGESFVALSEGLQNALAACGGVPKELRTDRLSAASRNRDGSYALDITPRHQALCAHYGLSASRNNRGVAHENGIVEAPHGHVKRRLEQKLILRGSSDFEEPAEYAQLLAEVFRALNAPRQWRYEQELEHLGPLPAFRFADYELLTVRVRSTSTIEVRQVIYSVPPTLIGRQVMVRLHHDRLVVFLDSDWVCQLPRLYGASGGKRAWCIDLEHLIDALRAKPRALLHCRYQRYLFPDSRWWDFWQQLLVGGDRDAAARLMVEALYVAVRVASYALVLAFLEQAQRRQTLSLSALQQRFRVPPRCQSLPDPAIPQHLLATYDHLVPMPALCGGGSGAAAPAQTAETGALPQSLAAAGRSG; encoded by the coding sequence ATGCCTGCTCCCCTCACCGCTCAACAGATTGCGCTGTACATGTCCAAACGACGAGCCGGCAGCCGCCAGGAGGTGGCTGCCGCAGCGGCGGGCATTTCGGTGAGCAGTGCCCACCGCATTGATGCTGGCCGCCTCCAACCCAAAGCCGCCAAGCCCCGTGGCCGGCGGCGGCCCGATCCATTGGCTGAGGTCTGGGAGCCCCTGTTGCTGCCGCTTCTGGAGCGCCATCCAGCCCTGACGCCCACCACCCTGCTGGAGCACCTGCAGGAGCAGAAGCCAGATCAAGACTGGAGTTCGCTCAAACGCACCCTGCAGCGGCGGGTGCAGCAGTGGAAGGCCTTGCACGGTCCAGCGCCGGAGGTGATGTTCCCGCTGGCCTACCAGCCTGGAGAGATCGGCTTCTGCGATTTCACCCGGCTGAAACGGGTGGCGATCACCCTGCGCGGCGAACCATTTCCCCACCTGCTGTTCCACTACCGCCTGGCCTGGAGCGGCTGGGCTTATGGGCAACTCATCCATGGTGGCGAGAGCTTTGTCGCCCTTTCAGAAGGGCTGCAGAACGCCCTGGCCGCCTGCGGTGGGGTGCCCAAGGAGCTGCGCACCGATCGACTGTCGGCCGCCAGCCGCAATCGGGATGGCAGCTACGCCCTCGACATCACCCCCCGCCACCAGGCGCTCTGCGCCCACTACGGCCTCAGTGCCAGCCGCAATAACCGCGGCGTGGCTCACGAGAACGGCATCGTCGAGGCGCCCCACGGCCATGTGAAACGTCGGCTGGAGCAGAAGCTGATCCTGCGCGGCAGCTCCGATTTCGAGGAGCCCGCCGAATACGCCCAGCTGCTCGCTGAGGTGTTCCGTGCCCTCAACGCCCCCCGCCAGTGGCGTTACGAGCAGGAGCTGGAGCACCTGGGGCCCCTGCCGGCCTTCCGCTTTGCCGACTACGAGCTGCTCACAGTGCGGGTGCGCAGCACCAGCACGATCGAGGTGCGGCAGGTGATCTACTCCGTGCCGCCCACCCTGATCGGCCGCCAGGTCATGGTGCGGCTGCACCACGACCGGCTGGTGGTGTTCCTGGACAGCGACTGGGTCTGCCAGCTCCCCCGCCTCTATGGCGCCTCTGGTGGCAAGCGGGCCTGGTGCATCGATCTGGAGCACCTGATCGACGCCCTGCGGGCCAAGCCCCGGGCCCTGCTCCATTGCCGCTACCAGCGCTACCTCTTTCCTGATTCCCGCTGGTGGGACTTCTGGCAGCAACTCCTGGTCGGCGGTGACCGTGACGCCGCTGCCCGGCTGATGGTCGAGGCCCTGTATGTGGCGGTGCGGGTGGCCTCCTATGCGCTGGTGCTCGCCTTCCTGGAGCAGGCCCAACGCCGCCAGACCCTTTCGCTGTCGGCTCTGCAGCAGCGATTCCGCGTTCCTCCCCGTTGCCAGAGCCTCCCCGATCCCGCCATCCCCCAACACCTGCTGGCTACCTATGACCACCTCGTCCCCATGCCCGCGCTCTGCGGCGGTGGAAGCGGCGCTGCCGCTCCTGCTCAAACAGCTGAAACTGGCGCGCTTCCGCAGTCACTGGCAGCCGCTGGCCGATCAGGCTGA
- a CDS encoding ArsJ-associated glyceraldehyde-3-phosphate dehydrogenase, whose protein sequence is MNIGINGFGRIGRLVFRALWGRPGIELVHVNDSGGDAHTAAHLLAFDSVHGRWQQTVQGNTSGFLVGGREVRYTQEKDPTAVPWREAGVEMVLECSGKIKTPETLQPYFDQVGLRRVVVACPVKGEITGAEALNIVFGINHHLYDPTRHRLITAASCTTNCLAPVVKVVHERFGIRHGSITTLHDVTNTQVVIDGFNSDLRRARSCLQNLIPTSTGSARAIGLIFPDLQGRLNGHAIRVPLLNASITDAVFELERIATAEEVNGAFEAAANGPLQGILGYESRPLVSSDFLNDSRSSIVDALSTLVVNGTQLKVYAWYDNEWGYSCRMADLACHVIAREAG, encoded by the coding sequence ATGAACATCGGCATCAACGGCTTCGGCCGCATCGGCCGCCTGGTGTTCCGCGCCCTCTGGGGGCGGCCCGGCATCGAGCTGGTGCACGTCAACGACAGCGGCGGCGATGCCCACACCGCCGCCCACCTGCTCGCCTTCGATTCCGTGCACGGCCGCTGGCAGCAGACGGTGCAGGGCAACACCTCGGGGTTCCTCGTGGGCGGCCGGGAGGTGCGTTACACCCAGGAGAAGGACCCCACCGCCGTTCCCTGGCGCGAAGCAGGCGTGGAGATGGTGCTGGAGTGCAGCGGCAAGATCAAGACACCGGAGACGCTGCAGCCCTATTTCGACCAGGTGGGCCTCAGACGCGTGGTGGTGGCCTGTCCCGTCAAAGGCGAAATCACTGGTGCCGAAGCGCTCAACATCGTCTTCGGCATCAACCACCACCTCTACGACCCCACACGCCACCGGCTGATCACCGCCGCCTCCTGCACAACCAACTGCCTGGCGCCGGTGGTGAAGGTGGTGCACGAGCGCTTCGGCATCCGCCACGGCTCGATCACCACCCTGCACGATGTGACCAACACCCAGGTGGTGATAGACGGTTTCAACAGCGATCTGCGCCGCGCCCGATCCTGTCTCCAGAACCTGATCCCCACCAGCACCGGCTCGGCCCGGGCGATCGGCCTGATCTTTCCCGACCTCCAGGGCCGCCTCAACGGCCACGCCATCCGGGTGCCTTTGCTCAATGCCTCGATCACCGACGCTGTGTTCGAGCTGGAGCGCATCGCCACGGCTGAGGAGGTGAACGGCGCCTTTGAGGCCGCCGCCAACGGTCCCCTGCAGGGCATCCTCGGCTACGAGAGCCGGCCGCTGGTGTCCAGCGATTTCCTCAATGACAGCCGCAGTTCGATCGTGGATGCTCTCTCCACCCTGGTGGTGAACGGCACCCAGCTGAAGGTATACGCCTGGTACGACAACGAGTGGGGGTACAGCTGCCGCATGGCCGATCTTGCCTGCCACGTGATTGCCCGGGAGGCAGGCTGA
- a CDS encoding DUF3721 domain-containing protein, with amino-acid sequence MSHRFSPWGVQAAAAIGANLLFSAAALAAPAAGSGGVPAMYATQAEAEKAAKLHFNCTGAHRMGNQWMPCAEHGDGQGSGPSH; translated from the coding sequence ATGTCGCACCGTTTCAGTCCGTGGGGCGTGCAGGCGGCAGCCGCGATCGGAGCCAACCTCCTGTTCTCCGCCGCCGCTCTGGCCGCTCCAGCCGCAGGTTCGGGCGGCGTCCCGGCGATGTACGCCACTCAGGCAGAAGCGGAGAAAGCCGCCAAGCTGCACTTCAACTGCACGGGCGCCCACAGGATGGGCAACCAGTGGATGCCCTGTGCCGAGCACGGTGATGGCCAGGGCTCCGGGCCCTCCCACTGA
- a CDS encoding alpha/beta fold hydrolase, which translates to MISGLSADHQMWETARLATDFRVTVFDNRGCGQSSIPEGPYRLEMLARDTLDLCAKLGIHKTHLVGHSMGGHIAQIIAATAPDFVDRLVIACSEPTFSVISRLATSQQIALYDWGVPLEVRARNYLPVLFYMPFLKDSERVESYIRSVVSHPYPMTQQGYVAQTEALRVFDTRALLKEIRCPTRIIAAEHDLLTPMAGSEFLCREIPGAELSVIPESGHGVFIERPEMFYGLILEFLNG; encoded by the coding sequence ATGATCTCTGGGCTCAGCGCCGATCACCAAATGTGGGAGACAGCGCGATTGGCGACTGATTTTCGCGTCACCGTCTTTGACAACCGAGGTTGTGGGCAAAGCAGCATTCCCGAGGGGCCCTATCGACTGGAGATGCTGGCCCGGGACACGCTCGACTTGTGCGCAAAACTCGGTATCCACAAGACCCATCTCGTGGGCCACTCGATGGGTGGGCACATTGCTCAGATCATTGCGGCGACGGCTCCCGATTTTGTTGACCGACTTGTGATTGCTTGTAGCGAGCCAACATTCTCCGTGATCTCACGGTTAGCGACAAGCCAGCAGATCGCCCTTTACGACTGGGGAGTACCGCTCGAGGTGAGGGCTAGAAACTATCTCCCAGTGCTGTTCTACATGCCCTTCCTCAAAGACAGCGAGAGGGTCGAAAGCTACATCCGATCTGTTGTCAGTCATCCTTATCCAATGACTCAACAGGGCTATGTTGCCCAGACCGAGGCCCTGCGCGTCTTCGACACACGAGCCCTCCTGAAGGAGATCCGTTGCCCTACGCGGATCATCGCTGCGGAGCATGACCTGCTCACCCCGATGGCTGGCTCTGAATTCCTCTGCAGGGAAATCCCAGGGGCCGAGCTGAGTGTGATTCCCGAAAGCGGCCATGGTGTCTTCATTGAGCGCCCTGAGATGTTTTATGGATTGATCCTGGAGTTCTTGAATGGTTGA
- a CDS encoding GNAT family N-acetyltransferase, giving the protein MVHQLEGDEDHHPLDPPSLAALSSPLKIRPYAAADWPGVWALLEPVFRAGETFPHDPGITEEEAQVAWVGQSKAVMVAVDVAGAVLGTYYLRPNSLRLGAHVANAGYVVSVHCRRQGIGSRLCQHSLQLARRLGFRAMQFNLVVSTNSAGIRCWRRNGFQLVGTLPGAFRHKQLGYVDALVMFQGLVEGPKP; this is encoded by the coding sequence TTGGTTCACCAGCTGGAGGGGGACGAGGATCACCATCCCCTGGATCCCCCTTCCCTGGCTGCGCTCTCCTCGCCCCTGAAGATCCGCCCCTATGCGGCGGCCGACTGGCCTGGGGTGTGGGCCCTGCTGGAGCCGGTGTTCCGCGCTGGTGAAACCTTCCCCCACGACCCAGGCATCACAGAAGAAGAGGCCCAGGTGGCGTGGGTCGGGCAGAGCAAGGCGGTGATGGTGGCGGTGGATGTGGCCGGGGCCGTGCTGGGCACGTACTACCTCCGGCCCAACTCCCTGCGCCTCGGCGCCCATGTCGCCAACGCGGGCTACGTGGTGTCGGTGCACTGCCGCCGCCAGGGAATCGGCAGCCGCCTCTGCCAGCACTCCCTGCAGCTGGCTCGGCGGCTGGGGTTCCGGGCGATGCAGTTCAACCTGGTGGTGAGCACCAACAGCGCCGGCATCCGTTGCTGGCGGCGCAACGGCTTTCAGCTGGTGGGAACCCTGCCAGGGGCGTTTCGCCACAAGCAGTTGGGTTACGTCGATGCCTTGGTGATGTTCCAGGGGCTGGTCGAGGGGCCGAAGCCATGA
- a CDS encoding phosphoglycerate kinase: protein MIALLAHLTPTGFGPWGDGMARLFLEPTELLLVIALVLLGVQARQPCSDRLPLLLPLAWLLGGLIGLRLPSPLLLAVVCTGLLAALGLLVALGLRLRQAQLLPLAAGLAGLFALVAGSALAGHSGALAALLGETVAIAVLSLLLAQALAPPHPRWLAIGLRVGGSWITAASLLMFGWLVRHPQ from the coding sequence GTGATCGCGCTCCTCGCCCATCTCACCCCCACCGGCTTCGGGCCCTGGGGTGATGGCATGGCGCGGCTGTTTCTGGAGCCCACCGAGCTGCTGCTGGTGATCGCCCTGGTGCTGCTGGGCGTGCAGGCCCGCCAGCCCTGCAGCGATCGCCTGCCCTTGCTGCTGCCGCTGGCCTGGCTGCTGGGGGGCCTGATCGGCCTGCGCCTGCCATCGCCCCTGCTGCTGGCCGTCGTCTGCACAGGCCTGTTGGCGGCCCTGGGTTTGCTGGTGGCCCTCGGTCTGCGGCTGCGGCAGGCGCAGCTGCTGCCCCTCGCTGCTGGCCTGGCGGGGCTGTTCGCCCTGGTCGCGGGATCGGCCCTGGCCGGTCATTCAGGAGCGCTGGCGGCCCTGCTGGGGGAGACCGTGGCGATCGCGGTGTTGAGCCTTCTGCTTGCGCAGGCTCTGGCACCGCCGCATCCGCGCTGGCTGGCGATCGGCCTGCGGGTGGGCGGCAGCTGGATCACCGCCGCCTCGTTGCTGATGTTCGGTTGGCTGGTCCGCCACCCACAGTGA
- the istB gene encoding IS21-like element helper ATPase IstB, producing the protein MEAALPLLLKQLKLARFRSHWQPLADQADAQGWSPGQFLYALCEQELEQRQIARQQRLLRGAHLPWQKGLDGFDHQHLEPHHWQELQGLTRQTTWLLQAENLLLFGPSGVGKTHLAIAITMAMAAQDQACRFFPATTLVQLLQKAKAAYDLPAMLQKLDRYALLVIDDISYVRRSELETSVLFELICHRYERKSLLVTSNQPFREWDDIFPSGSMTVAAVDRLVHHCHIIGIKGESYRQKAAAARVSKDSSNPPT; encoded by the coding sequence GTGGAAGCGGCGCTGCCGCTCCTGCTCAAACAGCTGAAACTGGCGCGCTTCCGCAGTCACTGGCAGCCGCTGGCCGATCAGGCTGATGCCCAGGGCTGGAGCCCGGGCCAGTTCCTCTACGCCCTCTGTGAGCAGGAACTGGAACAACGGCAGATTGCCCGCCAGCAACGCCTGCTGCGCGGTGCCCATCTCCCGTGGCAGAAAGGTCTCGATGGCTTTGACCACCAGCACCTCGAGCCCCACCACTGGCAGGAGCTCCAAGGCCTGACGCGGCAGACCACCTGGCTCCTGCAGGCGGAGAACCTGCTGCTGTTTGGTCCCAGCGGTGTGGGCAAGACCCACCTGGCCATTGCCATCACGATGGCAATGGCGGCGCAGGACCAGGCCTGCCGCTTCTTCCCGGCCACCACGCTGGTGCAGCTGCTGCAGAAGGCCAAGGCGGCCTACGACCTGCCGGCGATGCTCCAGAAGCTCGATCGCTATGCCCTGCTGGTGATCGACGACATCTCCTACGTGCGCCGCAGCGAACTGGAGACCTCGGTGCTGTTTGAGCTGATCTGCCACCGCTACGAGCGGAAATCCCTGCTGGTGACCAGCAACCAGCCGTTCCGGGAGTGGGACGACATCTTCCCGAGCGGATCGATGACCGTGGCCGCGGTGGACCGGTTGGTGCACCACTGCCACATCATCGGGATCAAGGGCGAGAGCTACCGGCAGAAGGCAGCTGCCGCAAGGGTTTCCAAGGATTCCAGCAACCCGCCAACGTAA
- a CDS encoding MerR family transcriptional regulator, whose translation MDWRVQVVPLRGSLSSVPMPGLRIGEVARRTGLSVKTIRYYCDEGLLQPKARSAAGYRLFDQENLAELTIIRALRAMDVSIPELAKILEVRRAGVCNCSVLKDSIATRMASIDQRISELSAMKDELARLLGSWQDCGGSRLQR comes from the coding sequence ATGGACTGGAGGGTTCAGGTTGTGCCCTTGCGGGGATCGCTGTCATCGGTGCCCATGCCGGGCCTGCGCATCGGCGAGGTGGCCAGGCGAACAGGCCTCTCCGTCAAGACGATCCGCTACTACTGCGACGAGGGACTGCTCCAGCCCAAGGCTCGATCCGCAGCGGGATACAGGTTGTTTGATCAGGAGAATCTCGCTGAGCTGACGATCATTCGGGCGCTGCGAGCGATGGATGTATCGATTCCCGAGCTGGCGAAGATCCTGGAGGTCCGGCGAGCTGGTGTCTGCAACTGCTCTGTCCTGAAAGACAGCATTGCGACCAGGATGGCGTCGATTGACCAGCGGATCTCCGAGCTCAGTGCCATGAAGGATGAACTGGCTCGTCTGCTCGGCAGCTGGCAGGACTGTGGGGGCTCCAGGCTGCAACGCTGA
- a CDS encoding ArdC family protein: MVASLLALLEAGTTSWRREWDAAAGGHHVNLLSGRRYRGANPALLTLGMHLRGSALPYWCGFAEAKALGVFPRKGSKAVHVLRPQVHQRGEGQLAEAVPVDAAGTGGSGGAGQEAAGPGRSWVSYRPVPVFNAADLEGEALEGLILKRRQVEGVIQRPEPERLASAEAVLSSWPVRVRFGGDRACYLPLPDRIQLPERVAFHSAAALYATWAHEAIHSTGHGSRLARDLSGGMGAEGDGGRAYAREELVAELGAVLLGDRLEIGSAMANHAAYLGHWIELLRESPRVLLQVLSDARRAADLICPEAPEVLRS; the protein is encoded by the coding sequence CTGGTCGCCTCCCTGCTCGCCCTGCTGGAGGCGGGCACCACTTCCTGGCGGCGCGAGTGGGATGCCGCCGCTGGCGGGCACCACGTGAATCTGCTCTCCGGCCGTCGCTACCGCGGTGCCAATCCGGCGCTGCTCACCCTGGGCATGCACCTACGGGGTTCAGCCCTGCCCTATTGGTGCGGCTTTGCCGAGGCCAAGGCGCTCGGGGTCTTCCCCCGCAAGGGCAGCAAAGCCGTGCACGTGCTGCGGCCCCAGGTGCATCAGCGCGGCGAAGGCCAGCTGGCCGAGGCTGTTCCAGTTGATGCGGCAGGCACGGGCGGAAGTGGGGGTGCTGGCCAGGAAGCCGCGGGGCCTGGGCGCAGCTGGGTGAGCTATCGGCCGGTGCCGGTCTTCAATGCCGCCGATCTGGAGGGCGAGGCCCTGGAAGGGCTCATCCTGAAGCGCCGCCAGGTCGAGGGAGTGATCCAGCGCCCCGAGCCTGAGCGGCTGGCGTCAGCTGAGGCCGTGCTCAGCAGCTGGCCGGTGCGGGTGCGCTTTGGCGGCGATCGGGCCTGCTACCTGCCGCTGCCGGATCGAATCCAGCTGCCGGAGCGCGTGGCCTTTCATTCAGCAGCGGCCCTCTATGCCACCTGGGCCCATGAGGCGATTCACTCCACCGGCCATGGCTCCCGGCTGGCCCGGGATCTCTCCGGCGGCATGGGCGCCGAAGGCGATGGCGGCAGGGCCTATGCCCGTGAGGAGCTCGTCGCCGAGCTGGGGGCGGTGCTGCTGGGCGATCGCCTGGAAATCGGCAGTGCCATGGCCAATCACGCCGCCTATCTGGGCCACTGGATCGAGCTGCTACGCGAATCGCCCCGGGTGTTGCTGCAGGTGCTCAGCGATGCCCGCAGGGCGGCTGATCTGATCTGCCCCGAGGCGCCAGAAGTGCTCAGGAGCTGA
- the arsJ gene encoding organoarsenical effux MFS transporter ArsJ has protein sequence MRNLTALQQYGIVTANYWAFTLTDGALRMLVVFHFHQLGYTTLEIAFLFLFYEFFGIVTNLYGGWLGARFGLRLTLWAGTLLQVGALLMLIPVADSWPRWWSVAYVMVAQAISGIAKDLNKMSAKSAIKTVVPETPDDHSRGETQLFQWVAILTGSKNALKGVGFFLGGVLLTSIGFNAAVGTMAAALFLAFLMTLVLPGDIGRMKEKPAFTELFSKSTGINMLSLARFFLFGARDVWFVVALPVFLQAALGWQYWEVGGFMGLWVIGYGIVQGLVPALRRSWGKSAPPGVSAVQFWSAVLTAIPGLIAISLWRQVGNPGIAVVVGLAAFGVVFAMNSSIHSYMILAYTEAEDVSLNVGFYYMANAAGRLVGTLLSGALFLVGGLQACLWASCLLVALAFLSGTRLPTPPRQLQPA, from the coding sequence ATGCGCAACCTCACCGCCCTGCAGCAGTACGGCATCGTGACGGCCAACTACTGGGCCTTCACCCTCACCGACGGTGCCCTCCGCATGCTCGTGGTGTTCCACTTCCACCAGCTGGGTTACACCACCCTGGAGATCGCCTTTCTGTTTCTGTTCTACGAATTCTTCGGCATCGTCACCAACCTCTACGGCGGCTGGCTGGGGGCCCGCTTCGGGCTGCGGCTCACCCTCTGGGCGGGCACGTTGCTGCAGGTGGGTGCCCTGCTGATGCTGATCCCGGTGGCCGACAGCTGGCCCCGCTGGTGGAGCGTGGCCTACGTGATGGTGGCCCAGGCGATCAGTGGCATCGCCAAGGACCTCAACAAGATGAGCGCCAAGAGCGCCATCAAGACGGTGGTGCCCGAGACCCCCGACGACCACAGCCGCGGCGAGACCCAGTTGTTCCAGTGGGTGGCGATCCTCACCGGCTCCAAGAACGCCCTCAAGGGGGTGGGCTTCTTCCTGGGCGGGGTGTTGCTCACCAGCATCGGTTTCAACGCCGCCGTGGGCACCATGGCTGCCGCTCTGTTCCTGGCCTTTCTGATGACGCTGGTGCTGCCCGGAGACATCGGCCGCATGAAGGAGAAACCCGCCTTCACCGAGCTGTTCTCGAAATCCACAGGCATCAACATGCTCTCGCTGGCGCGCTTCTTCCTGTTCGGTGCCCGGGATGTGTGGTTCGTGGTGGCCCTGCCGGTGTTCCTGCAGGCCGCCCTGGGCTGGCAATACTGGGAGGTGGGCGGCTTCATGGGCCTGTGGGTGATCGGCTACGGGATCGTGCAGGGATTGGTGCCGGCCCTGCGCCGCAGCTGGGGAAAGAGCGCGCCACCCGGTGTGTCTGCGGTGCAGTTCTGGAGTGCGGTGCTCACCGCCATCCCGGGCCTGATCGCCATCAGCCTCTGGCGGCAAGTGGGCAATCCCGGCATCGCCGTGGTGGTGGGACTGGCGGCATTCGGGGTGGTGTTCGCCATGAATTCCTCGATCCACAGCTACATGATTCTGGCCTACACCGAAGCCGAAGATGTGAGCCTGAATGTGGGCTTCTATTACATGGCCAATGCCGCCGGCCGCCTCGTGGGCACCCTGCTCTCGGGCGCTCTTTTCCTGGTCGGCGGGCTGCAGGCCTGCCTGTGGGCTTCGTGCCTGCTGGTGGCGCTGGCCTTCCTCTCCGGCACGCGTCTGCCCACACCACCACGTCAGCTGCAGCCGGCATGA
- a CDS encoding HupE/UreJ family protein, giving the protein MARTTWPWAWLAGVALALVPMSVWAHADAHTGGGFVAGLLHPISGLDHVVAMVAVGLWGAVLGPPALWVLPVAFPMVMALGGLLGLLGNPIPGVEIGIAVSGLVMGLMVLFELRPPLWLAALIVSAFAVFHGHAHGAELPAGSNALLYSLAFVIATGLLHLLGILLGETRRWPGGRRFVQGAGGVVALVGLWFLEQALT; this is encoded by the coding sequence ATGGCGCGAACCACCTGGCCATGGGCCTGGCTGGCCGGGGTCGCCCTGGCCCTGGTGCCGATGTCTGTCTGGGCCCATGCCGATGCACACACCGGTGGTGGTTTCGTGGCCGGCTTGCTTCACCCCATCTCGGGCCTCGATCACGTGGTGGCGATGGTGGCCGTGGGCCTCTGGGGTGCGGTGCTCGGCCCACCGGCCCTGTGGGTGCTGCCGGTGGCCTTCCCCATGGTGATGGCCCTCGGGGGGCTGCTCGGTCTACTGGGCAATCCGATTCCGGGGGTGGAGATCGGCATCGCCGTCTCGGGTCTGGTGATGGGGCTGATGGTGCTGTTCGAGCTCCGACCGCCCCTGTGGCTGGCGGCGCTGATCGTTTCCGCCTTCGCGGTGTTTCACGGCCATGCCCATGGCGCGGAACTGCCGGCCGGCAGCAACGCCCTGCTCTACAGCCTGGCCTTTGTGATCGCCACGGGGCTGCTGCATCTGCTCGGGATCCTGCTGGGAGAAACGCGCCGCTGGCCCGGTGGTCGGCGCTTTGTGCAAGGGGCCGGTGGGGTGGTGGCGCTGGTGGGGCTGTGGTTCCTGGAGCAGGCCCTCACGTGA
- a CDS encoding HupE/UreJ family protein, whose translation MTLSASARSLALFGAASALALLLDQPAQAHGIAHGGIAAGFLHPISGVDHLLLLVGVGAAASCISAQLLLWALAGAIGGGVFGAMGGTLPAQEFLAALAITAVAVLVLRSLRSQQSPQLGACAALVAAAVAVHAMLHGLEAPADGSALLWWLGAFSGSVLVSGGSFLALRRLPLAWTRGVCVLLAVCGGVAALGPIGLLMR comes from the coding sequence ATGACCCTTTCTGCTTCTGCCCGATCTCTGGCCCTGTTTGGCGCGGCCTCAGCACTGGCATTGCTGCTGGATCAGCCCGCCCAGGCCCATGGCATCGCCCACGGCGGCATCGCCGCCGGCTTCCTGCACCCGATCAGCGGTGTCGATCACCTGCTGCTGCTGGTCGGCGTCGGGGCCGCCGCCTCCTGCATTTCTGCGCAGCTGCTGCTCTGGGCTCTGGCTGGGGCGATCGGCGGTGGTGTGTTTGGAGCGATGGGCGGCACCCTGCCGGCCCAGGAATTCCTCGCAGCTCTGGCGATTACGGCGGTGGCCGTGCTGGTGCTGCGCAGTCTCCGCTCGCAGCAGAGCCCCCAGCTGGGTGCCTGCGCCGCCCTGGTGGCCGCAGCGGTGGCGGTACACGCCATGCTGCACGGCCTGGAAGCTCCGGCCGACGGCTCCGCCCTGCTCTGGTGGCTGGGGGCCTTCAGTGGCTCAGTGCTGGTGAGCGGCGGCAGCTTCCTGGCGCTGCGGCGTCTGCCCTTGGCCTGGACCCGTGGCGTGTGCGTGCTGCTGGCTGTCTGCGGCGGGGTGGCAGCCCTGGGGCCGATCGGCTTGCTGATGCGCTGA